Proteins encoded by one window of Sulfurospirillum barnesii SES-3:
- the ribA gene encoding GTP cyclohydrolase II has translation MKIEISEVANLPSRFGSFKIQSFKEGIKEHLVIFKEPLDDVPLVRIHSECLTGDTIGSLKCDCRDQLEYALKAIEKESGMVIYLRQEGRNIGLLNKVNAYALQDKGFDTIEANHQLGFKADERTYEVVEFILAHFGIARIKLLTNNPLKLDSLKGIEIVERVPVIIEANQFNEHYLKTKKEQMGHLF, from the coding sequence ATGAAAATAGAAATTTCAGAGGTTGCGAACCTCCCCTCACGTTTTGGCTCTTTTAAAATTCAATCGTTTAAGGAAGGGATTAAAGAGCATTTGGTCATTTTTAAAGAGCCTTTGGACGACGTTCCCCTCGTTCGCATTCACAGCGAATGCCTTACAGGCGATACCATTGGTAGCCTTAAATGCGATTGTAGAGATCAATTAGAGTATGCACTCAAAGCAATTGAAAAAGAGAGTGGCATGGTAATTTATTTACGTCAAGAAGGGCGTAATATTGGGCTTTTAAATAAGGTTAATGCTTATGCACTTCAGGATAAAGGCTTTGATACCATCGAAGCGAACCATCAATTAGGATTTAAAGCCGATGAGCGCACCTATGAAGTTGTAGAATTTATTTTGGCACATTTTGGGATTGCTAGAATTAAGCTTTTAACCAACAATCCTCTCAAACTTGATAGCCTTAAAGGGATTGAAATTGTTGAAAGAGTGCCTGTTATTATTGAAGCGAATCAATTTAATGAACACTATTTAAAAACAAAAAAAGAGCAAATGGGACATCTATT
- the hemB gene encoding porphobilinogen synthase has product MFKRFRRLRMNATLRSLVRETTLSMDDFIYPLFARSGEGIKKEIGSMPGVFQMSIDEILKECKSLQELGINSIILFGIPEVKDSVGSDALCEHGIIASTIKAVKKAYPNMFVVTDLCFCEFTDHGHCGILDVEHESVNNDATLEILAKQALVHARSGVDMIAPSGMMDGMIEALREALDGEGFINLPIMSYSTKFASAYYGPFRDVAESAPSFGDRKTYQMDPANRREAINESVEDEAQGADILMVKPALAYLDIIRDVRNATSLPLCVYNVSGEYAMLKAAGRAGVIDYERVMMETMIAFKRAGADIIISYHAKEVAEILKRK; this is encoded by the coding sequence ATGTTTAAAAGATTTAGAAGACTGAGAATGAATGCAACGCTTCGCTCACTTGTACGTGAGACAACCTTGAGTATGGATGATTTTATTTACCCCTTATTTGCGAGAAGCGGAGAGGGCATTAAAAAAGAGATTGGCTCGATGCCAGGTGTTTTTCAGATGAGCATTGATGAGATTTTAAAAGAGTGTAAAAGCTTGCAGGAACTTGGAATTAACTCAATTATTTTATTTGGAATTCCTGAGGTTAAAGACAGTGTGGGAAGTGATGCACTGTGCGAGCATGGAATTATCGCTAGTACCATTAAAGCCGTTAAAAAGGCGTATCCAAACATGTTTGTCGTGACTGATTTGTGTTTTTGTGAATTTACCGACCATGGGCATTGTGGCATTTTGGATGTGGAACATGAGAGTGTTAATAACGATGCGACCTTAGAAATTTTAGCCAAACAAGCCCTCGTTCATGCACGCTCAGGTGTAGATATGATAGCCCCCTCTGGCATGATGGATGGCATGATAGAAGCCTTACGTGAAGCACTCGATGGCGAAGGTTTTATTAACCTTCCGATTATGAGTTATTCGACCAAATTTGCCAGTGCCTATTATGGACCGTTTCGTGATGTGGCAGAGTCCGCCCCTTCTTTTGGTGATAGAAAAACCTACCAAATGGATCCTGCCAATCGCAGAGAAGCTATTAATGAGTCGGTGGAAGATGAAGCGCAAGGGGCTGACATCTTGATGGTCAAGCCAGCCCTTGCATACCTAGACATCATCCGTGATGTACGCAATGCCACCTCCTTACCTTTGTGTGTGTACAATGTGAGTGGAGAATATGCCATGCTAAAAGCTGCTGGGCGTGCGGGTGTCATTGATTATGAGCGTGTGATGATGGAGACGATGATTGCGTTTAAACGTGCGGGGGCTGACATTATCATCAGTTATCACGCTAAAGAAGTAGCAGAAATTTTAAAAAGGAAATAA
- the argF gene encoding ornithine carbamoyltransferase: MRHFLTLKDFSKEEILEIIDLAIKIKKQTKKGKLKPYLKDQTLGMIFEKSSTRTRVSFEVGIHQLGGKGLFLSSNDLQLGRGEPMKDTARVISRMVDMVMIRTFAQSTLEEFAAYSRVPVISGLSDSYHPVQLMADYMTMVEYGKDKNPIVAYVGDGNNMTHSWLMMASKLGFELRIATPKGYEVDSAILANAHSFAQQSGAVIKIGNDPKEAISGASVVTTDTWVSMGQEAEKAKRVADFQGYMVDDAMMSLAQKDAMFLHCLPAYRDYEVSESVFEAHADEIFDEAENRLHAQKAVMVWLDKHREH; the protein is encoded by the coding sequence ATGCGACATTTTTTAACCCTGAAAGATTTTAGCAAAGAAGAGATTTTAGAGATCATTGATCTTGCGATTAAAATTAAGAAACAGACGAAAAAAGGTAAACTCAAACCTTATTTAAAAGACCAAACGCTAGGAATGATTTTTGAAAAAAGCTCAACACGTACACGGGTGAGTTTTGAAGTAGGGATTCATCAGCTTGGAGGCAAAGGGCTCTTTTTATCCTCGAACGATTTGCAACTAGGACGTGGCGAACCCATGAAAGACACTGCACGTGTGATTAGCCGTATGGTGGATATGGTGATGATACGAACCTTCGCACAAAGTACACTTGAAGAGTTTGCGGCGTATTCACGTGTACCTGTCATTAGTGGTTTGAGCGATAGCTACCATCCTGTACAATTGATGGCGGATTATATGACGATGGTCGAGTATGGCAAAGATAAAAACCCTATCGTAGCGTATGTAGGTGATGGCAATAATATGACGCATTCATGGCTCATGATGGCTTCAAAGTTAGGCTTTGAGCTTCGCATCGCAACGCCTAAAGGGTATGAAGTAGATAGCGCCATTTTAGCCAATGCACACTCTTTTGCACAACAAAGCGGTGCGGTCATTAAAATTGGCAATGACCCCAAAGAGGCAATTTCTGGAGCAAGTGTTGTCACAACTGATACATGGGTTTCAATGGGGCAAGAGGCTGAAAAAGCCAAACGTGTGGCAGATTTTCAAGGCTATATGGTGGACGATGCGATGATGAGCTTAGCGCAAAAGGATGCAATGTTTTTACACTGCCTGCCAGCGTACCGTGACTATGAAGTGAGTGAGAGTGTCTTTGAAGCCCATGCCGATGAGATTTTTGATGAAGCAGAAAACCGTCTACACGCCCAAAAAGCGGTGATGGTATGGCTTGATAAACACAGAGAGCATTAA
- a CDS encoding DUF2603 domain-containing protein codes for MIEKISKGLSLNKQKEQTVLEIVSHEDENSKLLRLKSGSWNNQKEPWLVYDEHQKLHAMLSIDTLSKMIEHFKKAEQETLFLKLEKSILQHLPLDFHDVWTVAMEEMKKSKKSDVDFDALIKKIKKEHPNLFLDLKDLYLPEGASIINAIER; via the coding sequence ATGATAGAGAAAATTTCTAAAGGTTTAAGCCTCAACAAGCAAAAAGAGCAAACGGTTTTAGAGATAGTTTCCCACGAGGATGAAAACAGCAAGCTTTTACGCCTTAAAAGTGGTTCATGGAACAATCAAAAAGAGCCATGGCTAGTGTATGATGAACATCAAAAGCTCCACGCCATGCTTTCCATTGATACGCTGAGCAAAATGATAGAACACTTTAAAAAAGCAGAGCAAGAGACACTTTTTCTCAAGCTTGAAAAGAGCATTTTGCAACATTTGCCACTTGATTTTCACGACGTCTGGACGGTGGCGATGGAAGAGATGAAAAAGAGTAAAAAAAGCGATGTTGATTTTGATGCGTTGATTAAAAAGATTAAAAAAGAGCATCCTAACCTCTTTTTGGACCTTAAGGATCTCTATTTACCAGAGGGTGCTAGTATTATCAACGCCATAGAGCGTTAA
- the hemN gene encoding oxygen-independent coproporphyrinogen III oxidase: MIDFEKFAKYSKAGPRYTSYPTAPEFNESFTCKSYEEVLAHQDASRPLSLYFHLPFCRSACYFCGCNVVYTSKEDKKERYIDYLERELVLLSQHLDTEREVIQMHFGGGTPTFFSKEQLERILKAIKSHFKNFAKDAEISCEIDPRYLSKEQLDVLTCNGFNRISYGVQDFNDEVQKAIHRIQPYDVTQNAVKMAKSSGIKSINMDLIYGLPFQTFETFQETLRLAVSLDPSRLAVFNYAHVPWMKKSMRKIDETTLPHPSVKLAIMRYSIDYLEANGYKMIGMDHFAKPDDELFLAIEKGELHRNFQGYTTKGGADLIGIGLTSIGEGVAHYVQNFKEMDAYEAAIDAGKLPVHRGLILNEDDVLRKAVIMEMMSNFKLNIEGIEQAFGIDFFTYFADAIEALKPFEAEELVVVDKVGKKILVNPTGTLLIRNIVMPFDAYLQKIPEDKRRFSKTV; encoded by the coding sequence ATGATTGATTTTGAAAAGTTTGCCAAGTACTCCAAAGCAGGGCCTCGGTATACCAGTTATCCAACCGCACCTGAGTTTAATGAAAGCTTTACATGTAAAAGTTACGAGGAGGTTTTGGCGCACCAAGACGCTTCTCGCCCCCTTTCACTCTATTTTCACCTTCCGTTTTGCCGAAGTGCCTGTTATTTCTGCGGGTGTAACGTCGTTTATACCAGCAAGGAAGATAAAAAAGAGCGCTACATTGACTATTTAGAGCGTGAATTAGTGCTTTTAAGCCAGCACCTCGATACAGAGCGTGAAGTGATTCAGATGCATTTTGGTGGAGGAACACCCACATTTTTTAGCAAAGAGCAGTTGGAGCGTATTTTAAAGGCGATTAAAAGCCATTTTAAAAACTTTGCAAAAGATGCGGAAATCAGCTGTGAAATCGACCCTCGATACCTGAGTAAAGAGCAGTTAGACGTGCTTACATGTAATGGGTTTAATCGCATCAGTTATGGCGTGCAAGACTTTAACGATGAGGTGCAAAAGGCAATTCACCGCATTCAACCTTACGATGTCACGCAAAATGCGGTTAAAATGGCAAAAAGCTCAGGGATTAAGTCGATTAATATGGATTTGATTTACGGGCTTCCTTTTCAAACCTTTGAGACGTTTCAAGAAACCCTGCGTTTGGCGGTTTCACTCGACCCAAGTCGTTTGGCGGTTTTTAACTACGCGCATGTGCCGTGGATGAAAAAGTCGATGCGAAAAATCGATGAGACGACACTCCCCCATCCAAGCGTGAAACTTGCCATTATGCGGTATAGCATTGATTATTTAGAAGCCAATGGCTACAAAATGATAGGTATGGATCACTTTGCAAAACCCGATGATGAGCTTTTTCTTGCCATTGAAAAAGGGGAATTGCACCGCAATTTCCAAGGCTATACCACCAAAGGTGGGGCGGATTTGATTGGAATTGGGTTAACCAGTATTGGTGAGGGCGTGGCGCATTACGTTCAAAACTTTAAAGAGATGGATGCGTATGAAGCGGCCATTGATGCGGGAAAATTGCCTGTGCATCGGGGACTGATTTTAAATGAGGATGATGTGCTTCGAAAAGCAGTCATCATGGAGATGATGAGCAATTTTAAACTGAACATTGAAGGCATTGAGCAAGCGTTTGGCATTGACTTTTTTACGTATTTTGCCGATGCTATCGAAGCCCTGAAACCTTTTGAAGCCGAAGAGCTTGTCGTGGTGGATAAGGTGGGTAAAAAGATTCTCGTTAATCCTACGGGAACGCTTCTCATTCGTAATATCGTGATGCCTTTTGATGCTTATTTACAAAAAATCCCTGAAGATAAACGACGCTTCAGTAAAACGGTGTAA
- a CDS encoding (Fe-S)-binding protein produces the protein MFQFNVTSDACVKCGKCIPVCTIHEVNRDEVTSPRGFLDLLNAYQRGDLELDKNAKNIFESCFLCTNCTDVCPNDLPVDMVIEQVRNDIRKKFGLAWYKKLAFFLLRNRNIMDVLARFGYMFQTCGFKMVEKQKSMYLRNFPIIKMDRLFPSLAKKTFLNSHPDVIHNGGKGKVGIFIGCLANYMYTDIGKALLEILKELQIDAYLIKQQKCCGAPQYFTGDFDSVDFLAKFNIEYIEGFKDELDAIIIPEATCSAMIKADYVHFFHDQPEWQSRAKAIAPHIFMATEYLEKKTNLAEILASKARKSEVVTYHDPCHARKMQGVWREPRNLISQNYTIKEMSDPNRCCGFGGVTMQTEKYRFAKAAGLPKAAMIKETGAEYVSAECSACRMQLGDAMHGQKVDVIFKNPIELIAKALREG, from the coding sequence ATGTTTCAATTTAATGTAACCAGTGATGCGTGTGTGAAATGCGGTAAGTGTATACCTGTGTGTACGATTCACGAAGTCAATCGTGATGAGGTCACATCTCCTAGAGGTTTTTTAGACCTTTTAAATGCGTATCAGCGAGGGGATTTGGAGCTCGATAAAAACGCTAAAAACATCTTTGAGAGCTGTTTTTTATGCACCAATTGTACCGATGTTTGCCCCAATGATTTGCCTGTGGATATGGTCATTGAACAGGTGCGCAATGATATTCGCAAAAAGTTTGGTTTAGCATGGTATAAAAAACTCGCGTTCTTCTTGCTTCGAAATCGTAACATTATGGATGTTCTGGCTCGTTTTGGGTACATGTTTCAAACCTGTGGGTTTAAAATGGTAGAAAAACAAAAATCCATGTATTTGCGAAATTTTCCTATCATTAAGATGGACAGGCTGTTTCCTAGTCTTGCAAAAAAAACCTTTCTAAACTCCCATCCTGATGTCATCCATAACGGAGGCAAAGGTAAAGTGGGCATTTTTATCGGCTGTTTAGCCAATTACATGTACACCGACATTGGCAAGGCACTTTTGGAAATTCTCAAAGAGTTACAAATCGATGCGTACCTCATAAAACAACAAAAATGCTGTGGCGCACCACAATACTTTACGGGTGATTTTGACAGTGTGGATTTTTTAGCGAAGTTTAACATCGAATACATCGAAGGGTTTAAGGATGAACTTGATGCCATCATCATTCCTGAGGCGACCTGTAGTGCGATGATCAAAGCAGACTACGTCCATTTCTTCCATGACCAACCTGAATGGCAATCACGTGCTAAAGCGATCGCTCCACATATTTTTATGGCAACCGAATATTTAGAGAAGAAAACAAATTTAGCAGAAATCTTAGCCAGTAAAGCACGCAAAAGTGAAGTGGTCACCTACCACGATCCATGCCACGCACGCAAAATGCAAGGCGTCTGGAGGGAACCACGCAATTTAATTTCACAAAACTACACCATCAAAGAGATGAGTGACCCCAACCGCTGTTGTGGGTTTGGAGGGGTTACCATGCAAACCGAAAAATACCGCTTCGCCAAAGCCGCAGGTCTGCCAAAAGCCGCGATGATTAAAGAGACGGGTGCGGAATACGTGAGTGCAGAGTGCAGTGCCTGTCGCATGCAACTGGGTGATGCGATGCACGGTCAAAAGGTGGATGTTATCTTTAAAAACCCGATAGAACTCATTGCTAAGGCGTTGAGAGAGGGATAA
- a CDS encoding type II toxin-antitoxin system Phd/YefM family antitoxin — translation MQPILSNYTASITELKKSPTQILENAGEEVVAILNHNVVSAYLVPSKTYEKLMAMLDDYMLSKEVISRQSEAYTPIKVTLDAL, via the coding sequence ATGCAACCTATTTTATCAAACTACACAGCAAGCATTACTGAGCTTAAAAAATCACCCACGCAAATTCTTGAAAATGCAGGCGAAGAAGTTGTTGCTATACTCAATCATAATGTGGTAAGTGCTTACCTTGTTCCTTCTAAAACCTATGAAAAATTGATGGCGATGCTGGATGATTATATGCTCTCTAAAGAAGTTATAAGTAGACAAAGCGAAGCTTACACACCTATTAAAGTAACGCTTGATGCGCTATGA
- a CDS encoding type II toxin-antitoxin system RelE family toxin gives MRYELEFHPQALKEWKNLGETIKEQFKKKLQERLENPKVPKDKLVGFDAVYKIKLKTAGYRLAYEVIDERVVIIVLVIGKRENNKVYNALYSRFEK, from the coding sequence ATGCGCTATGAATTAGAATTTCACCCACAAGCGCTAAAAGAGTGGAAAAATCTAGGTGAAACCATCAAAGAGCAGTTTAAAAAGAAACTGCAAGAGAGACTGGAAAACCCAAAAGTTCCTAAAGACAAACTCGTTGGATTTGATGCAGTCTACAAAATCAAACTCAAAACAGCAGGATACAGATTAGCCTATGAAGTGATTGATGAAAGAGTGGTTATTATCGTTTTAGTGATAGGAAAACGTGAAAACAATAAAGTGTATAATGCTCTGTATTCACGTTTTGAGAAGTAA
- a CDS encoding sugar transporter → MFLRFHTSLHAWLPIMGLTICAFIFNTTEFAPISLLTTIATDFNISEAKTGMMMTIYAWIVATISLPLMLLSKNVERKTLLLSILFFFILSHLLSAFAWSYTILMLSRVGIAFSHAIFWAITASLVYRLAPKGQTTKALSFLATGSALAIVLGLPLGRIIGQAWGWRSTFGVIALLGVGMFYFLYKTLPSLPSQNAGSLKSLPILVKRPALMGMYLLTILAISAHFTAYSYIEPFVMNIAHLGEHFATVVLFVFGIAGLLGSMLFARLRHKHPFGLVLFALGALIVAELLMLTLSFHTIPFSILSLFWGMAICLISLILQVSVLELAPDATDVAMSLYSGIYNIGIGGGAFMGGIVTTHLGMRYVGVSGALFGIIALSLAIWIWKRYLIV, encoded by the coding sequence ATGTTTTTACGCTTTCACACGTCACTGCACGCATGGCTTCCCATTATGGGGCTCACCATTTGCGCCTTTATTTTTAACACCACCGAATTTGCGCCCATTAGCTTACTCACCACCATTGCAACGGATTTTAACATCAGCGAAGCCAAAACAGGCATGATGATGACCATCTACGCATGGATCGTTGCCACCATTTCTCTGCCCTTAATGCTTCTTAGCAAAAATGTAGAGCGTAAAACGCTTTTGCTGAGTATTTTATTTTTTTTCATTCTCTCACATCTGCTCTCAGCCTTTGCATGGAGCTACACCATCTTAATGCTCTCTCGTGTTGGCATCGCCTTCTCACACGCAATTTTTTGGGCGATTACCGCTTCTTTGGTTTACCGTTTAGCCCCCAAAGGTCAAACCACCAAAGCGCTGAGTTTTCTTGCCACAGGAAGTGCTTTGGCAATTGTTTTGGGCTTACCACTGGGACGCATCATAGGTCAAGCATGGGGTTGGCGTTCTACCTTTGGTGTTATTGCACTGCTTGGTGTGGGGATGTTCTATTTTCTCTACAAAACCCTGCCCTCGCTGCCTAGCCAAAACGCTGGTTCACTCAAAAGTTTACCCATTCTCGTGAAACGCCCCGCCCTTATGGGAATGTATCTGCTCACCATTTTAGCCATTAGCGCTCATTTTACCGCCTACTCTTATATTGAGCCGTTTGTGATGAACATCGCTCATTTGGGAGAGCATTTTGCCACCGTAGTGCTTTTTGTTTTTGGTATTGCAGGACTTCTAGGAAGCATGCTCTTTGCACGCTTAAGGCACAAACACCCATTTGGCTTGGTTCTCTTTGCTCTTGGTGCGCTTATTGTTGCAGAACTGTTAATGCTCACCCTCTCTTTTCACACGATTCCCTTTAGCATTTTGTCGCTCTTTTGGGGGATGGCTATCTGTTTGATTAGTCTGATTTTACAAGTGAGTGTTTTAGAACTTGCTCCTGATGCCACCGATGTTGCGATGTCTTTGTATTCGGGTATTTATAACATTGGGATTGGCGGGGGAGCGTTCATGGGAGGTATCGTTACAACACACCTTGGTATGCGCTACGTTGGAGTGAGTGGGGCTTTATTTGGAATAATCGCCCTAAGCCTGGCGATTTGGATTTGGAAACGCTATTTAATCGTTTAA
- a CDS encoding YchJ family protein yields the protein MLKNLCPCGSQKSYETCCEPYHRNKNAPTCEALMRSRYSAFVFSLVDYLYETTHPSTRSKQLKEEIAFTCKGLAWTGLSVLETWQGGMSDKVGKVSFRASFVQEGREGVHVEHSRFKRFGKAWMYVDGEVA from the coding sequence ATGCTAAAAAATCTTTGCCCTTGTGGCTCTCAAAAATCGTATGAAACTTGTTGCGAGCCTTACCATCGAAATAAAAATGCACCAACCTGCGAAGCGCTGATGCGTTCTCGTTACAGTGCGTTTGTTTTCTCTTTGGTGGATTATTTGTACGAAACGACCCATCCAAGCACGAGAAGTAAACAGCTCAAAGAAGAAATTGCTTTTACATGTAAAGGCTTAGCGTGGACAGGTTTGAGCGTGCTAGAGACGTGGCAGGGTGGGATGAGCGATAAAGTGGGCAAAGTCTCTTTTCGTGCGTCCTTTGTGCAAGAAGGACGGGAGGGGGTGCATGTTGAGCATTCTCGTTTTAAACGCTTTGGCAAGGCGTGGATGTATGTGGATGGGGAGGTTGCTTGA
- a CDS encoding Crp/Fnr family transcriptional regulator, translating to MYALEVIQQELHEDIARFGRVSFVKKGEVLMRPEECLEHFFVLLEGRVKISQINFENGKEQILYLLSKGDMYDVVSLLDGKMHENMAMALDDVKLLVFPIELFREWIETKPSFNKLFFPYVAKQLREMENLASDLSLYDTTTRLVKLIAKNIEKEGDKQTLKLINNLSHDELANLIGTVRKVLNRNLQSLKKEGLIDIKRKEIYIKDSQNLLEHLPLE from the coding sequence ATGTATGCTTTAGAGGTGATTCAGCAAGAGTTGCATGAAGACATTGCCCGTTTTGGTCGGGTGAGTTTTGTGAAAAAAGGCGAAGTGTTGATGCGCCCTGAGGAGTGTTTGGAGCATTTTTTTGTCCTTTTGGAGGGACGTGTGAAAATCTCTCAGATTAATTTTGAAAATGGCAAAGAGCAGATTCTCTATCTCTTATCCAAAGGCGATATGTACGATGTGGTAAGCCTTTTAGATGGAAAAATGCATGAAAATATGGCAATGGCGTTAGATGATGTGAAACTGCTGGTATTTCCCATTGAGCTGTTTCGGGAGTGGATAGAGACGAAGCCCTCGTTTAACAAACTCTTTTTTCCCTATGTGGCAAAACAGCTACGAGAGATGGAGAATTTGGCGAGTGATTTATCTTTGTACGATACCACGACTCGGTTGGTTAAATTGATTGCGAAAAACATTGAAAAAGAGGGTGACAAACAAACCCTAAAACTCATCAACAACCTCTCGCACGATGAACTCGCCAACCTCATAGGCACGGTGCGAAAAGTGCTCAATCGCAACCTCCAATCGCTCAAAAAAGAGGGACTCATTGATATAAAGCGTAAAGAGATTTATATCAAAGATTCGCAAAATCTGCTGGAACATCTGCCTTTAGAGTAA
- a CDS encoding Hsp20/alpha crystallin family protein → MLVTRYNPFKELRELENRLFNYYPSAPSEEGDISAFKPSVSTREGEFAYHIEVDIPGVKKEDIHIDLKENQLIISGERSFKEERKENDYYKIESSYGKFQRSFALPENVDVENIEASSENGVLEVVLPKLKVEKAEVKKIQVK, encoded by the coding sequence ATGTTAGTCACACGTTACAATCCCTTTAAAGAGTTGCGAGAACTTGAAAATAGGCTCTTTAATTATTACCCAAGTGCGCCAAGCGAGGAGGGTGACATCTCTGCGTTTAAACCCAGTGTCAGTACACGTGAGGGTGAGTTTGCCTACCACATTGAAGTGGACATTCCAGGGGTGAAAAAAGAGGATATTCACATTGACCTCAAAGAAAATCAACTTATTATCTCAGGGGAGCGAAGTTTCAAAGAGGAGCGCAAAGAAAACGACTATTACAAAATTGAAAGTAGCTACGGAAAATTCCAACGCTCGTTTGCCTTACCTGAAAATGTGGATGTTGAAAATATTGAAGCCAGCAGTGAAAATGGCGTGCTTGAAGTCGTCCTTCCCAAACTCAAAGTTGAAAAAGCCGAAGTCAAAAAAATTCAGGTGAAATAA
- the lgt gene encoding prolipoprotein diacylglyceryl transferase: protein MLFWNHIYSQFDPVAFKIAAFAVHWYGIMYMLALLGALYTAKWYVKRENVGFSNQILESYFIWIEIGIVLGARIGYILFYDPHVDYYLSNPWQMFNPFMDGTFVGIRGMSYHGAIVGFFLGTWLFNLKYKINVWKLLDVVAISVPVGYIFGRIGNFLNQELIGRPTEVVWGIYVEGVLRHPSQLYEAVLEGLVVFIVLYLYRNYKKYDGELIALYGFLYSVGRFIAEFYREPDFQIGFVYGEWMTKGQALSLLMAFAGLLLYFFILKQGKKG from the coding sequence ATGCTTTTTTGGAATCACATCTACTCCCAATTTGACCCTGTTGCTTTTAAAATAGCTGCCTTTGCGGTGCATTGGTATGGCATCATGTATATGTTAGCTCTTTTGGGTGCGCTTTATACTGCCAAATGGTACGTAAAACGTGAAAATGTAGGCTTTAGCAATCAAATTTTAGAGAGTTATTTTATTTGGATAGAAATTGGCATCGTTTTGGGTGCACGCATTGGGTATATTCTTTTTTATGACCCGCATGTGGATTATTACCTTTCAAACCCGTGGCAGATGTTTAACCCGTTTATGGATGGCACGTTTGTGGGCATTCGTGGGATGAGCTATCATGGTGCGATTGTTGGCTTTTTTCTAGGAACATGGCTCTTTAATCTTAAATATAAAATCAATGTTTGGAAACTGCTGGATGTGGTTGCTATTAGCGTGCCAGTGGGATATATCTTTGGGCGCATTGGCAATTTTCTCAATCAAGAACTGATTGGCAGACCCACGGAGGTTGTTTGGGGAATTTATGTGGAGGGTGTCCTTCGTCATCCCTCTCAATTATACGAAGCGGTATTAGAAGGTTTGGTTGTGTTTATAGTGCTTTATCTCTATAGAAATTATAAAAAATATGATGGTGAACTCATTGCGCTTTATGGTTTTTTATACTCTGTGGGACGTTTTATTGCAGAGTTTTACAGAGAGCCTGATTTTCAAATTGGTTTTGTGTATGGAGAATGGATGACAAAAGGGCAAGCGCTCTCTCTTCTCATGGCATTTGCAGGACTTCTGCTTTATTTTTTCATCCTCAAACAAGGCAAAAAGGGATAA
- a CDS encoding fumarate reductase cytochrome b subunit: MGVYQTSQKGLNVNDLLEGFLGTSVEGKKSRVPAKLDYIQSATGLFLGLFMWGHMFFVSTILISKDFMNTITKMFEGSMFFAEPQPWIVSGIVLFVFAVFIVHAMLGMRKLPNTYRQYQAYKTHMGMMKHDDTTMWFTQAFTGFAMFFLGSAHLLMMAVKADEIGPYGSSERMYADVMWPFYLLLLLAVEFHGGIGLYRLCVKWGWFEGENVKESRKKLKKVKWAVTTFFLALGLLTLAAYVKIGYEYSNGHVDKFKPTAQVEVRIDQKVRA; the protein is encoded by the coding sequence ATGGGTGTTTACCAAACTTCACAAAAAGGATTAAATGTGAATGACCTACTTGAAGGTTTCTTAGGTACGAGTGTTGAGGGGAAAAAGAGTAGAGTTCCAGCCAAACTTGATTATATTCAAAGTGCGACGGGTCTCTTCTTAGGTTTGTTTATGTGGGGACATATGTTCTTTGTTTCAACGATTTTGATCAGCAAAGATTTTATGAACACCATAACAAAAATGTTTGAAGGTAGTATGTTCTTTGCTGAACCACAACCTTGGATTGTTTCTGGGATTGTTTTATTTGTATTTGCGGTCTTTATTGTACATGCAATGCTTGGTATGAGAAAATTACCAAATACATACAGACAGTATCAAGCCTACAAAACACACATGGGCATGATGAAACACGATGATACAACGATGTGGTTTACACAAGCGTTTACAGGTTTTGCAATGTTCTTCTTAGGTTCTGCTCACCTTTTAATGATGGCAGTTAAAGCAGATGAAATTGGACCATACGGTTCATCTGAGAGAATGTACGCTGATGTTATGTGGCCATTTTACCTTCTTCTTCTTTTAGCGGTTGAATTTCACGGTGGTATTGGTTTGTACCGTCTCTGTGTTAAGTGGGGCTGGTTTGAAGGTGAGAACGTTAAAGAATCTCGTAAAAAACTTAAAAAAGTTAAATGGGCTGTAACAACATTTTTCTTAGCACTAGGACTTTTAACACTTGCGGCATACGTCAAAATTGGTTATGAATACAGCAATGGTCATGTTGACAAATTTAAACCAACAGCGCAAGTCGAAGTAAGAATTGATCAGAAGGTTAGGGCGTAA